From the Streptococcus oralis ATCC 35037 genome, one window contains:
- the mutL gene encoding DNA mismatch repair endonuclease MutL: protein MSHIIELPEVLANQIAAGEVIERPASVVKELVENAIDAGSSQITIEIEEAGLKKIQITDNGHGIAHDEVELALRRHATSKIKNQADLFRIRTLGFRGEALPSIASVSVLTLLTAVDGASHGTKLVARGGEVEKVIPATSPVGTKVCVEDLFFNTPARLKYMKSQQAELSHIIDIVNRLGLAHPEISFSLISDGKEMTRTAGTGQLRQAIAGIYGLASAKKMIEIENSDLDFEISGFVSLPELTRANRNYISLFINGRYIKNFLLNRAILDGYGSKLMVGRFPLAVIHIHIDPYLADVNVHPTKQEVRISKERELMALLSEAISNSLKEQALIPDALENLAKSTVRNRQKVEQTILPLKENTLYYEKTEVTRASQAEVADHQVELTEEGQDLTLFAKETLEQLTKPAKLHFAERKPANYDQLDHPELDLASLDKAYDKLEREEASSFPELEFFGQMHGTYLFAQGRDGLYIIDQHAAQERVKYEEYRESIGNVDQSQQQLLVPYIFEFPADDALRLKERMALLEEVGVFLAEYGENQFILREHPIWMAEEEIESGIYEMCDMLLLTKEVSIKKYRAELAIMMSCKRSIKANHRIDDHSARQLLYQLSQCDNPYNCPHGRPVLVHFTKSDMEKMFRRIQENHTSLRELGKY, encoded by the coding sequence ATGTCTCATATTATTGAATTGCCAGAGGTGCTGGCAAACCAGATCGCAGCAGGAGAGGTCATTGAACGTCCTGCTAGCGTGGTCAAAGAGTTGGTAGAAAATGCTATTGACGCGGGCTCTAGCCAGATTACCATTGAGATTGAGGAAGCTGGTCTTAAGAAGATTCAAATCACTGATAATGGTCATGGAATTGCCCACGATGAGGTGGAATTGGCCCTGCGTCGTCATGCGACCAGTAAGATAAAAAATCAAGCAGACCTCTTTCGGATTCGGACGCTTGGTTTTCGTGGTGAAGCCCTGCCCTCTATCGCTTCTGTCAGCGTCTTGACTCTGTTGACGGCGGTAGATGGTGCGAGTCATGGAACCAAGCTCGTTGCGCGTGGAGGTGAGGTTGAGAAAGTCATACCAGCGACTAGTCCTGTGGGGACCAAAGTTTGTGTGGAGGACCTCTTTTTCAACACACCAGCTCGTCTCAAGTATATGAAGAGCCAGCAAGCGGAGCTGTCTCATATCATTGATATTGTCAACCGTCTGGGCTTGGCCCATCCAGAGATTTCTTTTAGCTTGATTAGTGATGGCAAGGAAATGACGCGGACAGCAGGGACTGGTCAACTGCGTCAAGCCATCGCAGGGATTTATGGTTTGGCGAGTGCCAAGAAGATGATTGAAATTGAGAATTCTGACTTAGATTTCGAAATTTCAGGTTTTGTGTCTTTACCTGAATTAACCCGAGCAAATCGTAACTATATCAGCCTCTTCATCAATGGCCGTTATATCAAGAACTTCTTGCTCAACCGTGCTATTTTGGATGGTTACGGAAGCAAGCTTATGGTAGGGCGTTTTCCACTGGCTGTCATTCACATCCATATTGACCCCTATCTAGCTGATGTCAATGTGCATCCAACCAAACAAGAAGTGCGGATTTCTAAGGAAAGAGAACTGATGGCGCTGCTTTCAGAAGCTATTTCAAATAGTCTCAAGGAACAAGCCTTGATTCCTGATGCTTTAGAAAATCTTGCCAAGTCGACCGTGCGCAATCGTCAAAAGGTAGAGCAAACTATTCTCCCACTCAAAGAAAATACGCTTTACTATGAAAAAACGGAGGTAACTAGAGCCAGTCAAGCTGAGGTGGCTGATCATCAGGTTGAATTAACTGAGGAAGGGCAGGATTTAACCTTGTTTGCCAAGGAAACCTTGGAGCAACTGACCAAGCCAGCAAAACTGCATTTTGCAGAGAGAAAGCCTGCTAACTATGACCAATTAGACCATCCAGAGTTAGACTTAGCCAGTCTTGATAAGGCTTATGACAAGCTGGAGAGAGAAGAAGCATCCAGCTTCCCAGAGTTGGAGTTTTTCGGACAGATGCACGGGACCTATCTCTTTGCCCAGGGGCGAGATGGACTCTACATCATAGACCAGCACGCGGCTCAGGAACGAGTCAAGTACGAGGAATACCGTGAAAGCATCGGCAATGTTGACCAGAGTCAGCAACAACTCCTAGTGCCCTACATCTTTGAATTTCCTGCGGATGATGCTCTTCGTCTCAAGGAAAGAATGGCACTTTTAGAGGAAGTAGGCGTCTTTCTAGCAGAGTACGGAGAAAATCAATTTATCCTGCGTGAACATCCTATTTGGATGGCAGAAGAAGAGATTGAGTCAGGTATCTATGAAATGTGCGACATGCTGCTCTTGACTAAGGAAGTTTCTATCAAAAAATACCGAGCAGAGCTAGCCATCATGATGTCCTGCAAGCGGTCTATCAAGGCCAACCATCGTATCGATGACCATTCAGCTCGACAGCTCCTTTATCAGCTTTCTCAATGTGACAATCCATATAACTGTCCCCATGGACGTCCTGTTTTGGTGCATTTTACCAAGTCAGACATGGAAAAGATGTTCCGACGCATTCAGGAAAATCACACCAGTCTCCGTGAGTTGGGGAAATATTAA
- a CDS encoding SemiSWEET family transporter, producing MTKQKINQIVGSIGAFIGIIVFIAYIPQIFANLQGNKAQPFQPLSAAVSCLIWVIYGWTKEPKKDWILIIPNSAGVVLGGLTFLTAL from the coding sequence ATGACTAAACAAAAAATAAATCAAATTGTCGGTTCAATCGGGGCCTTTATCGGGATTATTGTATTTATCGCCTACATCCCACAAATTTTTGCCAATTTACAAGGCAACAAAGCTCAACCATTCCAGCCTTTATCCGCAGCAGTATCTTGTTTAATTTGGGTTATTTATGGATGGACAAAAGAACCTAAGAAGGATTGGATACTAATTATTCCAAACTCAGCTGGCGTTGTCTTAGGTGGACTGACATTTCTTACTGCACTATAA
- the ruvA gene encoding Holliday junction branch migration protein RuvA: MYEYLKGIITKITAKYIILEANGIGYILHVANPYAYSGQVNQETQIYVHQVVREDAHLLYGFRSEDEKKLFLSLISVSGIGPVSALAIIAADDNAGLVQAIETKNITYLTKFPKIGKKTAQQMVLDLEGKVVVASDDLPSKVAVQTSAENQELEEAMEAMLALGYKATELKKIKKFFEGTTDTAENYIKSALKMLVK, encoded by the coding sequence ATGTACGAATATTTAAAAGGAATCATTACCAAAATCACTGCTAAATATATCATCCTTGAGGCAAATGGTATCGGTTATATCTTGCATGTAGCCAATCCCTATGCCTACTCAGGTCAGGTCAATCAAGAAACTCAGATTTATGTGCACCAAGTTGTTCGTGAGGATGCCCATCTGCTCTACGGTTTTCGCTCAGAAGATGAGAAAAAGCTCTTTCTCAGTCTGATCTCGGTCTCAGGGATTGGTCCTGTGTCAGCTCTTGCTATCATCGCAGCTGATGACAATGCTGGCTTGGTTCAAGCGATCGAGACTAAGAACATCACCTACTTGACCAAGTTCCCTAAAATTGGCAAGAAAACAGCCCAGCAGATGGTGCTGGACTTGGAAGGCAAGGTAGTCGTGGCTAGTGATGACCTTCCTTCCAAGGTCGCAGTGCAAACCAGCGCTGAAAACCAAGAACTGGAAGAAGCTATGGAAGCCATGCTGGCACTGGGCTACAAGGCGACTGAACTTAAGAAAATCAAGAAATTCTTTGAAGGAACGACGGATACAGCAGAGAACTATATCAAGTCGGCCCTTAAGATGTTGGTCAAATAG
- a CDS encoding DUF3021 domain-containing protein, which produces MKKQIFHDAAAGVLIGLILSILFSLIYAPNTYTPLSPESLIGQAMAQHQVHGALVLLYCMIIWSAIGVLFSFGGRLFSRDWSLLRATLSHFFLMLAGFVPLATLAGWFPFHWTFYLQLIPEFAIVYLIIWVILYKREAKKVDHINQLLAHKK; this is translated from the coding sequence ATGAAAAAACAAATCTTTCACGATGCAGCCGCTGGTGTACTTATCGGCCTCATCCTCTCTATCCTCTTTTCACTCATTTATGCACCAAATACCTATACCCCACTAAGCCCCGAGTCTCTTATCGGCCAAGCGATGGCTCAACATCAGGTTCACGGTGCCTTGGTCTTGCTCTACTGTATGATCATCTGGTCAGCTATCGGTGTTCTCTTTAGCTTTGGTGGTCGTTTATTCAGCCGTGATTGGAGCTTGCTCCGTGCCACACTTTCCCATTTCTTCCTTATGCTGGCTGGCTTTGTTCCACTAGCAACTCTGGCTGGTTGGTTCCCCTTCCACTGGACCTTCTATCTCCAACTCATTCCAGAGTTTGCAATCGTCTACCTTATCATCTGGGTTATTCTCTATAAAAGAGAAGCTAAAAAAGTAGACCACATCAATCAACTCTTGGCTCATAAAAAGTAA
- a CDS encoding magnesium transporter CorA family protein → MKQVFLSTTTEFKEIDTLEPGTWINLVNPTQNESLEIANAFDIDIADLRAPLDAEEMSRITIEDEYTLIIVDVPITEERNNRTYYVTIPLGIIITEETIITTCLEPLPVLDVFINRRLRNFYTFMRSRFIFQILYRNAELYLTALRSIDRKSEQIESQLHKSTRNEELIELMELEKTIVYFKASLKTNERVIKKLTSATSNIKKYLEDEDLLEDTLIETQQAIEMADIYGNVLHSMTETFASIISNNQNNIMKTLALVTIVMSVPTMIFSAYGMNFKDNEIPLNGEPHAFWLIVFIAFAMSVSLTLYLIHKKWF, encoded by the coding sequence ATGAAACAAGTTTTTCTCTCAACAACAACTGAATTTAAAGAGATCGACACGCTTGAACCGGGTACTTGGATCAATCTCGTCAATCCTACACAAAATGAATCGTTGGAAATCGCTAACGCCTTCGACATTGACATTGCCGACCTTCGAGCACCACTCGATGCGGAAGAAATGTCCCGTATTACCATCGAAGATGAGTACACTTTGATCATCGTGGACGTTCCCATCACAGAGGAAAGAAACAATCGTACCTACTACGTTACGATTCCGCTGGGGATTATCATCACAGAGGAAACCATTATCACCACCTGCTTGGAACCCCTCCCCGTTCTCGATGTCTTTATCAACCGTAGACTGCGTAACTTTTACACCTTCATGCGTTCACGCTTTATCTTCCAGATTCTCTACCGCAACGCCGAACTTTACCTTACGGCCCTTCGTTCGATCGACCGTAAGAGTGAACAGATCGAAAGTCAACTTCACAAATCTACTCGAAACGAAGAGCTGATTGAGCTCATGGAATTGGAAAAGACCATCGTCTATTTCAAGGCCTCACTTAAGACAAATGAGCGCGTGATTAAGAAATTAACCAGCGCAACTAGCAATATCAAGAAATACCTAGAAGACGAAGACCTACTCGAAGACACTCTGATTGAAACCCAACAGGCCATCGAGATGGCAGATATCTATGGAAATGTCCTTCACTCTATGACAGAGACCTTTGCCTCTATCATTTCCAACAACCAGAACAACATCATGAAAACCCTGGCTCTCGTGACCATTGTCATGTCTGTCCCAACCATGATTTTCTCTGCCTACGGAATGAACTTCAAGGATAATGAAATCCCTTTGAACGGTGAGCCTCACGCCTTCTGGTTAATCGTCTTTATCGCCTTTGCTATGAGTGTTTCGCTCACTCTCTATCTCATCCATAAAAAATGGTTCTAA
- a CDS encoding DNA-3-methyladenine glycosylase I codes for MPKRCGWVKMNNPLYVAYHDEEWGQPLHDDRALFELLCMETYQAGLSWETVLNKRQAFREAFHGYQIQAVAEMTDAQLEALLDNPAIIRNRAKIFATRANAQAFLQVQEAYGSFDAYLWSFVEGKTIVNDVPDYHLAPAKTALSEKLSQDLKKRGFKFTGPVAVLSFLQAAGLVDDHENDCEWKGN; via the coding sequence ATGCCAAAACGCTGTGGTTGGGTAAAAATGAATAATCCCTTATATGTAGCCTATCATGATGAGGAGTGGGGGCAACCCCTTCATGATGACCGCGCTCTTTTTGAACTGCTCTGTATGGAGACTTATCAGGCTGGTCTGTCTTGGGAAACGGTACTCAACAAACGCCAGGCTTTCCGAGAAGCATTTCATGGCTATCAAATTCAAGCGGTCGCGGAAATGACAGATGCGCAGTTGGAAGCCTTGTTAGACAATCCAGCCATCATCCGAAATCGTGCCAAGATTTTTGCTACGCGTGCCAATGCCCAAGCATTTTTACAAGTTCAGGAAGCATATGGCTCCTTTGATGCCTATCTCTGGTCTTTTGTTGAGGGAAAAACGATCGTGAATGATGTTCCTGACTATCACCTAGCACCTGCTAAAACAGCCTTGTCTGAAAAGTTATCTCAAGATCTCAAAAAACGAGGCTTCAAGTTCACAGGTCCCGTTGCAGTCTTGTCATTTCTACAAGCTGCAGGGTTAGTTGATGACCACGAGAATGATTGTGAGTGGAAGGGGAATTAA
- a CDS encoding helix-turn-helix domain-containing protein, which yields MKLAEKLFELRKEKGWSQEKLAEQINVSRQSISKWESGQVLPEIEKIIELSKIFQVTTDYLLLDENSEKGSIEVILEEDKDKYYKEVKSFGLWQVIYIFVLALATYLFLAGSSFPAEFTAWIWLTFVLLIASAVAINKALKTKQRYLDKVIGLENPSNQDDSAKS from the coding sequence ATGAAACTCGCAGAAAAACTATTTGAGCTCCGAAAGGAAAAAGGTTGGTCCCAGGAAAAGCTAGCAGAACAAATCAATGTTTCTCGGCAAAGCATCTCAAAATGGGAGTCTGGACAGGTCCTTCCTGAAATCGAAAAAATCATTGAATTAAGCAAGATTTTTCAAGTGACAACTGACTATCTGCTACTGGATGAAAACTCTGAAAAAGGTTCCATAGAAGTGATCTTGGAGGAAGATAAGGACAAATACTATAAAGAGGTTAAATCTTTTGGTCTCTGGCAAGTGATTTATATTTTCGTCTTGGCTCTGGCTACCTATCTCTTTTTAGCTGGTTCTAGTTTTCCAGCCGAGTTCACCGCCTGGATTTGGCTGACCTTCGTTCTCTTGATTGCGTCTGCAGTTGCTATCAACAAGGCTCTCAAAACCAAACAACGTTATCTTGATAAAGTGATTGGTCTTGAGAATCCTTCAAACCAAGACGATTCTGCGAAATCTTGA
- a CDS encoding CPBP family intramembrane glutamic endopeptidase, with amino-acid sequence MMSNKNKGILIFAILYTVLFVFDGVKLLAFLMPSAIANYLVYVVLALYGSFLFKDRLIKQWNEIRKTKRKFFFCVLTGWLFLFLMTFVFEFVSEMLKQFFGLVGQGLNQSNIQSTFQEQPILIAVFACIIGPFVEELFFRQLLLHHLQKRLSSWLSILLVGLVFALTHMHSLALSEWVSAVGYLGGGIAFSIIYVKEKENIYYPLVVHMLGNSLPLIILVISSM; translated from the coding sequence ATGATGTCTAACAAAAATAAGGGAATTCTGATTTTTGCGATTCTCTATACAGTTCTCTTTGTATTTGATGGAGTTAAATTGCTGGCTTTCTTGATGCCATCTGCTATTGCAAATTATCTAGTTTATGTAGTACTAGCTCTATATGGCTCTTTCTTGTTTAAGGATCGATTGATCAAACAATGGAATGAGATTAGAAAGACTAAAAGGAAATTCTTCTTTTGCGTCTTAACAGGATGGCTCTTTCTCTTTCTGATGACTTTTGTCTTTGAATTTGTATCAGAGATGTTGAAGCAGTTTTTTGGGCTAGTCGGACAAGGTCTAAACCAGTCGAATATTCAAAGTACCTTTCAAGAACAACCAATACTGATAGCAGTTTTCGCCTGTATCATAGGACCTTTTGTGGAAGAACTCTTTTTCCGTCAGCTCTTGTTACATCACTTGCAGAAACGTCTGTCAAGTTGGCTAAGCATTCTTCTGGTAGGACTTGTTTTTGCTCTGACTCATATGCACAGTTTGGCTTTATCAGAGTGGGTCAGTGCAGTCGGTTATCTAGGTGGAGGCATTGCCTTTTCTATCATCTATGTGAAAGAAAAAGAGAATATTTATTATCCTCTAGTTGTTCATATGTTAGGCAATAGCCTTCCCTTGATTATTTTAGTTATCAGTAGTATGTGA
- a CDS encoding LytTR family DNA-binding domain-containing protein: MKVELQIKETYEEEKLIVQTPQPTEKVQKVIEFVENLDQKETIKGKIDDQVYLVKIYKIQRFYIENRKVLAETASQTYSIDLRLYQVLDILPTTFIQISQSEIVNIDAISHLKLTPNGLVEIFLKNESFTYSSRRYLKTIKEKLEL, encoded by the coding sequence ATGAAAGTAGAACTACAGATTAAGGAGACTTACGAGGAGGAAAAGCTGATTGTCCAAACTCCTCAGCCGACCGAAAAAGTCCAGAAAGTCATCGAGTTCGTAGAAAATCTTGACCAAAAAGAAACAATCAAAGGAAAGATTGATGATCAGGTCTATCTAGTTAAGATTTATAAGATACAACGCTTCTATATCGAGAATCGAAAGGTTCTAGCAGAAACTGCCAGTCAGACCTACAGCATTGATTTACGACTCTATCAAGTTCTTGACATTCTGCCGACCACTTTTATCCAAATTTCCCAATCAGAAATCGTTAATATTGACGCTATCTCTCATCTCAAGCTCACGCCCAATGGTCTGGTTGAAATTTTCTTAAAAAACGAAAGCTTCACCTACTCTTCACGCCGTTACCTAAAAACCATCAAGGAGAAATTAGAACTATGA
- a CDS encoding DUF1129 domain-containing protein, translated as MSQIDLQKLTKKNQEFIHIATQQFIKDGKTDAEIKAVFEEVIPRILEEQVKGTTARSLYGAPTHWAHSFTVKEQYEKEHPKENDDPKLMIMDSALFITSLFALVSALTNFFSTDQAIGYGLITLLLVGLVGGVAFYLMYYFVYQYYGPDTDRSQRPPFWKSILVILASMVLWLVVFFATSFLPANLNPVLAPLPLAILGATLLALRFYLKKRFNIRSASAGPSRY; from the coding sequence ATGTCTCAGATTGATTTACAAAAATTAACTAAGAAAAACCAAGAGTTTATCCATATTGCTACCCAGCAATTTATCAAAGATGGCAAAACAGATGCTGAAATCAAGGCTGTTTTTGAGGAAGTCATTCCTAGAATCCTTGAAGAGCAAGTCAAAGGAACAACAGCTCGTTCCCTCTATGGCGCTCCAACTCACTGGGCTCACAGTTTCACAGTCAAGGAACAGTACGAAAAAGAGCATCCAAAAGAAAATGATGATCCAAAACTCATGATTATGGACTCAGCCCTTTTTATTACCAGTCTCTTTGCACTGGTTAGCGCTCTGACCAACTTTTTCTCTACAGACCAGGCTATTGGCTATGGATTGATTACCCTCTTGTTGGTTGGGCTTGTTGGAGGTGTTGCCTTCTACTTGATGTACTACTTTGTCTACCAGTACTATGGACCAGACACAGATCGTAGCCAACGTCCTCCATTCTGGAAATCAATCCTCGTTATCCTGGCTTCTATGGTCCTTTGGTTGGTTGTCTTCTTTGCAACAAGCTTCCTACCAGCCAACCTCAATCCAGTCCTTGCTCCATTGCCTTTGGCTATCCTAGGGGCTACCCTTCTCGCCCTTCGCTTCTATCTCAAGAAACGTTTCAACATCCGAAGTGCAAGCGCGGGCCCATCACGTTATTAA
- a CDS encoding TfoX/Sxy family protein, with product MAYSQSLAQQTRKILALKLPPQIFEEELEEKKLFGGLAFMIRGKMVLTVSSRKDELVMVRIGKEMEKQVLPRTGAHTTLMRGRPYHGYIDLDIEGQKELPYWIDLALSYNQELTK from the coding sequence ATGGCATATAGTCAATCCTTAGCTCAGCAGACTCGAAAAATTCTAGCACTCAAACTTCCTCCCCAAATTTTCGAAGAAGAGTTAGAAGAAAAGAAACTATTTGGTGGTCTTGCCTTTATGATTCGTGGGAAAATGGTCCTTACAGTCAGTTCCAGAAAGGACGAGCTGGTTATGGTGAGAATTGGCAAAGAAATGGAAAAGCAAGTTCTACCCCGAACAGGAGCTCATACCACATTGATGAGAGGGCGACCTTATCATGGCTATATAGACCTAGATATCGAAGGTCAAAAAGAACTTCCTTACTGGATTGATTTAGCTCTCTCCTATAATCAAGAGTTGACCAAGTAA
- a CDS encoding S66 family peptidase yields the protein MVSTIGIVSLSSGVIGEDFVKHEVDLGLQRLKDLGLNPVFLPHSLKGLDFIKDHPEARAEDLMQAFSDDSINMILCAIGGDDTYRLLPYLFENDQLQKVIKQKIFLGFSDTTMNHLMLHKLGVTTFYGQSFLADICELDKEMLPYSFHYFKELIETGRISEIRPSDLWYEERTDFSPKALGTARISHVNTGFDLLQGNTQFEGEILGGCLESLYDIFDNSRYVDSTELCQKYKLFPDLSDWEGKILLLETSEEKPEPENFKKMVLALKETGVFEVISGLLVGKPMDEAFYDDYKEALMSIVDSNIPIVYNLNVGHATPRAIVPFGVYAYVDAKEQVIRFDYNKK from the coding sequence ATAGTTTCTACTATTGGTATCGTTAGTTTGTCTAGCGGTGTTATCGGAGAGGATTTTGTCAAACACGAAGTCGATTTGGGTCTCCAACGTCTCAAGGATTTGGGACTCAATCCTGTCTTCTTGCCCCATTCGTTAAAAGGTTTAGACTTTATCAAGGACCATCCGGAGGCACGTGCAGAGGATTTGATGCAGGCCTTTTCTGATGATAGCATCAACATGATCCTATGTGCCATCGGTGGGGATGATACCTATCGCTTGCTACCTTATCTTTTTGAAAACGACCAGCTTCAAAAGGTTATCAAACAAAAGATTTTTCTTGGCTTCTCAGATACCACTATGAACCACCTTATGTTGCACAAACTAGGGGTCACGACTTTTTATGGGCAATCCTTTTTAGCAGACATTTGTGAATTGGACAAGGAGATGTTGCCCTATAGCTTTCACTACTTTAAAGAACTGATTGAGACTGGAAGAATCTCAGAAATCCGCCCTAGCGACCTTTGGTATGAGGAACGAACTGATTTTAGTCCCAAGGCCCTGGGAACAGCTCGTATCAGTCATGTAAATACAGGCTTTGATTTGTTACAAGGAAATACCCAGTTTGAGGGAGAAATTCTCGGCGGTTGCCTTGAATCCCTCTATGATATCTTTGACAATTCTCGATACGTAGATAGCACGGAGCTCTGCCAAAAGTACAAACTCTTCCCTGACTTATCCGACTGGGAAGGAAAGATTCTTTTGTTAGAAACAAGCGAAGAGAAGCCTGAGCCGGAAAACTTCAAAAAGATGGTGCTGGCTTTGAAAGAAACTGGGGTATTTGAGGTCATCAGTGGACTCTTGGTCGGAAAGCCAATGGATGAAGCCTTCTATGACGACTATAAAGAGGCACTAATGAGCATCGTTGACAGCAATATCCCAATTGTCTATAATCTAAACGTTGGGCACGCCACACCAAGAGCCATTGTACCCTTTGGCGTCTATGCTTATGTGGATGCAAAAGAGCAAGTCATTCGCTTTGACTATAACAAAAAATAA